CGTTATATTGACCTTTATCAATATACGCGATACTCATAGCGCTCTTTGCCCACCTGTCATTCGGATCAAGGGAATATGCCTTTTCGGCATCTTTAAAGGCATATTCAAGATTGCCTTTTTCTCTGTAGGCAAGGCTTCTTAGACCGAAAAGCGGAGCTGCGCCTTTAAAGATAATAGTTTCCCTTATGATTGTCTTTTCTATAGGCTTATCAAAGTTTTTTCTTTCGATTGTAAGGACAACCTGTGTTCCTTCTGAGCCTTTTACATTTTGGATAACCTTATCTAAATCCCACCCTTTTGTTGATTGCCCGTTGATCTTGATTATTTTATCACCGGCTTCTATGCCTGCTCTTTTAGCGGGTCCTTCTATTAGCCCCGATTCACCGACTATTTGTCTTTGCACAACGGGGTAATCTCCCTTAATTGCGATTCCCAATCCCACTCCGGTTATAGTCATCAATGCAACTGCCTTGTTTGCTGCCTCAATAGCTTCATCGTATCTGCCCATCTGTCTGTATGTGTTTGCAAGGGCAAACAGGGGTCTCGTGTCATTCGGAGTCAGTACTGCTGCCTTTTTATAATTGTCTGCCGCCCTGCTATAATCTTCCCTCTGAAGAAATAAATTGCCAATATTAGTGTAAAGAGTTGCATTTTTTGGTTCTATCTCAATGGCTTTTTGGTGAGCATTTAATGCCTCGTCAAACTGTTTTTTATGTGAATACGCTATGCCGAGATCGTTGTAAGCGTTAGCATTATCAGGCTTAAGCTCTATCGCCCTCTTGGCCGCTGTTATTGCTTCGTCATATTGTTTGTTTGCTATGTATAGGGCCGATAGCTTTGCAAAACCGCCGGAATCATTTGGATTATCCGCTGTTACCCACTGTTTCATGACCTCTATGGCGCGCCCAATTTGCCCTGTGTGCTCATAGGCGTCAGACAACCGCCCGACCCATACAGCTTTACCCTCAAAAAACAAACCATCTTCAAGAAGCTCGTTTATATCCTTATAATCCGTACGTCGAATGGGCTGCCACTTTTGTAAGGCTTCTTCACAACTTTTCACAGCCTTCTCATACTGCCCGGTTTCCGAATAGATTTTGCATAGGGCGGTGTAAGTTCCCTGAAAATGTTGTACAGCCTTTTCAACCTCACCTTCACGGTAATAATCCCATCCCGGCCTGTAAGTATTGGTTACATTGGTTATGCAACCGGACAAAATAGCAATCAATAGCAAGCATGCTGAAACCAATTTTCTCATGACGATACCTCCATGTTTATCTTCATACAATTTGACTTGTTTCTGCATATCCTTGAGCATACCCTCTTCCTTTTCAATGTTTTAAAGTTGTTAATTCTTATTTGCTTTCTATCAGTTTTTTACATTCTGAAATAATTTTTTTATACTTCATCTCCTGTTTTATTTTAAACCTACTCTCCCTATTGAATGGATTTTAGTTGTGAATCTATATCCTTTGCCATATCCTTTGTCTTATTAAGAAGCTCCTGTTCATTCTGTTTTGCGGTGTTTACCTGATTTTCTGCATCTGACCTTGCAGCAAGTGCCTGTTGAAGAAGATCATCTGCCTGAGCCTTCTCTTCAGGTTTTTGTGCGGATTGCACCTGATTACTTATTTCTGTTATCTTTTCATCTATCTTTTTCAGATTTTCCTCTGCCGTCTGCTTTTCCTGTCTTACTTTATTAAGGTTGGCTTCAACGTTCTGAAGTTCTTTAAGCTTTATATTAAAACCTTCCATAAGGACTGTGAATTTTTTTGAATCCATCTGCTGAACTGCCTTTGCTTGTGGAATTGGAACATCCGGCGTTTGAGGAAATTTGCATTCAATATCAGTTTCTGCTCCGATCATCACCTTGTCAGACTGTTCACTAAAGAACTTTGCACCTTCGCGGTTTCCTTTTTTTGTCTCCTCAAGGGCACGGGTTGAAAAATAAGATGTGCAAAGAAGTCTTTCCATGGGTTTGAGGTCGGAAGTTTTATGCCCGCCAAGCTGTATGGGTTTAAGCTCTGGCTTCCGGGCTATCCACATAGGCTCAAGCTTTCCTCCACCACCGGTAATACCGCCATCCATTTTATCAATAAGCAATGCCCCTTGCTCTCTTTTTTTCTGCTGCTCCTTCAAAGCATCTTGTGCCGCCTTCTCCTGTGCATCCCTCCACGCATCAATAGCTGCTTGCATCTCTTTCTTCCGTTGTTCTTCCTGCTGTATTCTCAATTGTTCCTGATAAGAATTATCTGTAGATGGAGATGAAGTCGAATCATCAAACATTCCACTAAATATGCTACTGAAAAGGCTGCCTACAATTCCAACAGCCATCTGTTGTGATGGACTTAGCCTGCCGGAGGGTGGGATATAGCCACTTGAAGAGAATGAGCCCTTATTGCAAACCGGTCGGCCACCGAAACAGTGGCATTCACCCCGCTTGTAGTAGCCACTTAGTACCCATGAATCTATGGTTCCTTGGCAGTTCATCTCAATGCCGGCAGCTGACACCGTTGTCGTGTTCATTACTAATACTGATAATACGAATAGTGTAATCAATATTGGATAAAAGCATTTCTTCATAACAAACACCTCCTTTTATGCACTGAGCAGATAACCTGGATATTAATGCCCTTTTTTTACGTGTAATCGGGGCGCAAAGCGCCGGGAGAACAACAATTCTACTGCACGCTATAATTTTCTCAAATAGTATTCTTATCAGCAATTTTAACAATTCCCAAGCAAAACCACACCATAATTTTTGGGAATTCTTTAAGGGACTTAATGAGGTATTGCATCTGTTTCTCGCTGATCTGTCGGGGATTGTCAGGATTGAGCTTAATGTCGGAGAGCTTGACTTTTTTCTGCTGGACTTTGTAACTCATTATTATTACCCCCCTAAAATCTAAATTTCTGAAAAATTAGCGTGTGACTGCCACGCTGGTTTAGAAGCTCGCAACTCCAGAGATTTTGACTGCCCCTCTTTCCTCTTGTAATGTTGCATATCCGATTGAAGGTGTAAAACCACCCTTTCAGGAAGCAAGGCTGAACCCTATTCTACAGAGCTTTTACGGAAACTCAACCCAGGGCCCGGGATTGACGTTATTTTCCCATGTCCAATAGTTGAACTGCCCCTGCGGGATTCTGAACACGACAATGGTCGGGCTGTCCGGTCTTCCGGTTCCAATCGTTTTCAGCCAGGAAAAGGTTTCGTAGAGACGGGCACGGATTGCCATATCTTCCACGAACTCTATCTGGCCCGAGATTCTTAAGATAGAGTCGATGTCCGGTGGTGTACCAGGCTGGTGGAAGGCGATTTCAATGTTGGGGTTCTTTTCAAGCTGTGATACAAGGGGTTTGACCCGAGACGTGTAGAAATAAATCCCCGTTTCATCAGCAAGCCAGACAGTCATCGGACGGACATGCGGTTTATCCCCGATTGCCGTAGCAAGAAAGCCAACGGGGTTTCTTTTTATATAGTCGATATATTCTTGAAATGTCATCTCTATCAGTGGTGGTTCAAGCGTTCTCCATGATTAACATGCACGATGCTGTATTTCAATAGAAATCCTAAAATTATGTATTACAGTCAATAGATGATTACCGTTTGAAAGTACAGATAAACTATTATGTTTCAAGGCTGTTTAGTTCAAGGTGTAACGTATAAATACCTATCCACACTAAGACAAAAACAATCTCCAAAGATCCGGTACCGGGCGGTCAAAATGTACATGTTTCTCCTGGCAATCAATAATGCTAATCACGCCCGGTACCAGCCAGAAGGGTTTTTGCTACGAGGGCAGCAGTGAATGTTGCATGTGGTAAGTTTATTTGTAAAACCCCATTTTCAATAAATGACTTTTTCTTTTAAATATTCCAATAAGACGACATAAGTCATGCTACCTAACATTTGGCAGCATGACTCTAACCCTTCATAGTTATTAATAAAAAAGTTTTTAGATGAATCAAGAAGGATGACTTTAAAACCTTAAAAGAGCTTTAAATGCATGACAATATTACCATTTAGCATCTACAAAGCGTTGATATAGGACGATAGCAAAAGTTGTTGATTTACGAGTGAAAGCGATAACGTTTGAGTTCAGCAGCAGCGATTAGCGTCCGCTTTGGATTGCATACGACCAAGACCAAGCAAAATGCCACAAACCCAAGGAGACCAAACATCCACTGGGGATCTGGGTAGACGTAAAGTACCACACGTATCCCGCTACCCCACAGAAAAAGAAAAAAGGCGGTCAAAGACAGGATCATCCATTCGCTGAGGCGGTTTCCCCGCGCAAAGACGGCATACATAAGGGGCAGGATTCTCCGGAACAGGACGTACAATCCCGCCATGATCATCAGCGTTCCGGCGATAAAGAGGATCCAGGGTGAAAGCCCCAGTCCCCGGTTGAAATGGCCGGTGTCACCGCCTGAGGCAAACGCGCGCATCGGGATATAGGCAATAAGTTCCATAAAATTGGCAATGACGAACCAGAAGAGGATGTGCATGAGCCATTTCCTATTCCTCATCCCCACTTTCTGCAGCAACACCAGGCCCAGGATAACAATGACCGCATGGACGACCAGGGGGCTACCGCCGATAATCGCTTCCGCGGCGCAATTGGCGGAGGGGAAGAGTCGAGAATAATGCACTCCTTCGTCCCAGCACGACATCGTCAGAGGATTTCCCCAGACGATGTCGAGGGGGTTTGGCATGCATCCGAGGAGCCAGGCGCTGGTGCTATGGGTAAACTCGTGCATGACAATGACCATCGCCTGGAGGGCGACGAACGTTGCTGCCACGATGATCATGTATTCCGAGGTTTCCCGGATGCGTTCAAAAGCAGTCATCGTTTGTTCCTTTGCCGAGTCGAAAGTTCATGCGATGGGGTTCTATCCTGCACCGACCGTCCAGCGGCATACCGAGAGAAGGTCTTATTCCGCCAAGAACATTTTGAGTCGAG
This portion of the Pseudomonadota bacterium genome encodes:
- a CDS encoding tetratricopeptide repeat protein, translating into MRKLVSACLLLIAILSGCITNVTNTYRPGWDYYREGEVEKAVQHFQGTYTALCKIYSETGQYEKAVKSCEEALQKWQPIRRTDYKDINELLEDGLFFEGKAVWVGRLSDAYEHTGQIGRAIEVMKQWVTADNPNDSGGFAKLSALYIANKQYDEAITAAKRAIELKPDNANAYNDLGIAYSHKKQFDEALNAHQKAIEIEPKNATLYTNIGNLFLQREDYSRAADNYKKAAVLTPNDTRPLFALANTYRQMGRYDEAIEAANKAVALMTITGVGLGIAIKGDYPVVQRQIVGESGLIEGPAKRAGIEAGDKIIKINGQSTKGWDLDKVIQNVKGSEGTQVVLTIERKNFDKPIEKTIIRETIIFKGAAPLFGLRSLAYREKGNLEYAFKDAEKAYSLDPNDRWAKSAMSIAYIDKGQYN
- a CDS encoding pyridoxamine 5'-phosphate oxidase family protein, translated to MTFQEYIDYIKRNPVGFLATAIGDKPHVRPMTVWLADETGIYFYTSRVKPLVSQLEKNPNIEIAFHQPGTPPDIDSILRISGQIEFVEDMAIRARLYETFSWLKTIGTGRPDSPTIVVFRIPQGQFNYWTWENNVNPGPWVEFP